A stretch of Vigna angularis cultivar LongXiaoDou No.4 chromosome 4, ASM1680809v1, whole genome shotgun sequence DNA encodes these proteins:
- the LOC108343429 gene encoding WD40 repeat-containing protein HOS15 isoform X2 — protein sequence MISITSTELNYLVFRYLHESGFTHSAFAFGYEAGIDRCKNDDNVVPPGALVTFIQKGIQYLELEANLSGSDADMDEDFSFLQPLDLITKEPNELHDIVKAKKENLSHHKSESNKIVNGSTHDNARREHVQEREKERKEKENEQRLEKIRLEKEKEQPKDEYKETQHTDQNHTEKHEDKTTVENLNNRTYGGPEPMEISQSPMSSPNDTPCHDVKILKGHSSEVFACAWNPSAPLLASGSGDSTARIWKIADGPCDSGVQNEPVNVVVLQHFKENTNEKSKDVTTLDWNGDGTLLATGSYDGQARIWSRDGELNSTLNKHKGPIFSLKWNKKGDYLLSGSVDKTAIVWNIKTGEWKQLFEFHTGPTLDVDWRNNVTFATCSTDKMIHVCKIGENRPLKTFSGHQIWSLKQDNFLHDLKEHVKGIYTIRWSPTGPGTNNPNQQLVLASASFDSTIKLWDVELGSVLYSLSGHRDPVYSVAFSPNGEYLASGSMDRFVHIWSVKEGKIVKTYTGKGGIFEVNWSKDGDKVAACFSNNIVCVLDFRM from the exons ATGATCTCAATCACCTCCACTGAATTGAACTACTTAGTCTTCCGTTACCTTCACGAATCAG GTTTTACTCATTCTGCATTTGCATTCGGGTATGAAGCGGGGATTGATAGATGCAAAAATGATGATAATGTGGTTCCACCGGGTGCTCTTGTTACATTCATACAGAAAGGCATTCAATATCTTGAGCTGGAAGCTAACCTGAGTGGT AGTGATGCTGACATGGATGAGGATTTTTCGTTTCTACAACCTCTGGATCTTATCACAAAGGAGCCCAATGAGCTACACGATATAGTAAAAGCCAAAAAGGAAAATCTAAGTCATCATAAATCCGAATCGAATAAAATAGTGAATGGCTCGACTCACGACAACGCAAGGAGGGAACATGTTCAGGAAAGAGAGAaggagaggaaagaaaaggaaaacgaACAGAGACTGGAAAAAATAAGgttagaaaaagagaaggagcAACCAAAGGATGAATATAAAGAAACACAACATACCGATCAAAACCATACAGAGAAACACGAAGATAAGACTACTGTTGAAAATCTAAACAATAGAACGTATGGAG GGCCTGAGCCAATGGAGATTTCACAGAGCCCCATGTCGTCGCCTAATGATACTCCATGTCATgatgtaaaaattttgaaagGCCATTCGTCGGAG GTTTTTGCCTGTGCTTGGAATCCATCAGCTCCACTTCTTGCGTCTGG ATCTGGAGATTCAACAGCTCGAATTTGGAAAATTGCTGATGGACCTTGTGACTCTGGTGTGCAAAATGAACCAGTAAATGTTGTTGTGCTGCAGCACTTTAAAGAAAACACCAATGAAAAAAGCAAGGATGTGACTACACTCGATTGGAAC GGAGACGGAACACTATTGGCAACTGGTTCCTATGATGGCCAAGCAAGAATATGGAGTAGAGATG GGGAGTTGAATAGTACATTAAACAAGCACAAAGGTCCAATATTTTCCTTGAAGTGGAACAAGAAAGGGGATTATCTTCTTAGTGGAAGTGTGGATAAGACTGCTATTGTGTGGAATATAAAGACTGGGGAATGGAAACAACTATTCGAATTTCACACTG GTCCAACTCTTGATGTTGATTGGCGAAACAATGTTACGTTTGCTACATGCTCCACTGATAAAATGATTCATGTTTGCAAAATTGGGGAGAATAGACCACTCAAAACTTTCTCCGGGCATCAG ATATGGAGTTTAAAGCAGGATAACTTTTTGCATGATTTGAAGGAACATGTCAAG GGGATCTATACAATTCGATGGAGCCCTACAGGCCCCGGTACCAACAATCCCAATCAGCAGTTAGTGCTAGCAAG TGCCTCATTTGACTCAACGATAAAGCTATGGGACGTGGAACTAGGGAGTGTACTCTACAGCTTAAGTGGTCACAG GGATCCTGTATATTCCGTTGCATTCAGTCCTAATGGGGAGTATCTGGCCAGTGGCTCCATGGATAGATTCGTGCATATATGGTCAGTGAAGGAAGGCAAGATTGTAAAAACATACACTGGAAAAGGTGGGATATTTGAAGTTAATTGGAGCAAAGATGGTGATAAAGTTGCTGCTTGTTTTTCAAACAATATAGTTTGTGTTTTGGATTTCCGAATGTAA
- the LOC108343429 gene encoding WD40 repeat-containing protein HOS15 isoform X1 → MISITSTELNYLVFRYLHESGFTHSAFAFGYEAGIDRCKNDDNVVPPGALVTFIQKGIQYLELEANLSGSDADMDEDFSFLQPLDLITKEPNELHDIVKAKKENLSHHKSESNKIVNGSTHDNARREHVQEREKERKEKENEQRLEKIRLEKEKEQPKDEYKETQHTDQNHTEKHEDKTTVENLNNRTYGGPEPMEISQSPMSSPNDTPCHDVKILKGHSSEVFACAWNPSAPLLASGSGDSTARIWKIADGPCDSGVQNEPVNVVVLQHFKENTNEKSKDVTTLDWNGDGTLLATGSYDGQARIWSRDGELNSTLNKHKGPIFSLKWNKKGDYLLSGSVDKTAIVWNIKTGEWKQLFEFHTGPTLDVDWRNNVTFATCSTDKMIHVCKIGENRPLKTFSGHQDEVNAIKWDPTGSLLASCSDDHTAKIWSLKQDNFLHDLKEHVKGIYTIRWSPTGPGTNNPNQQLVLASASFDSTIKLWDVELGSVLYSLSGHRDPVYSVAFSPNGEYLASGSMDRFVHIWSVKEGKIVKTYTGKGGIFEVNWSKDGDKVAACFSNNIVCVLDFRM, encoded by the exons ATGATCTCAATCACCTCCACTGAATTGAACTACTTAGTCTTCCGTTACCTTCACGAATCAG GTTTTACTCATTCTGCATTTGCATTCGGGTATGAAGCGGGGATTGATAGATGCAAAAATGATGATAATGTGGTTCCACCGGGTGCTCTTGTTACATTCATACAGAAAGGCATTCAATATCTTGAGCTGGAAGCTAACCTGAGTGGT AGTGATGCTGACATGGATGAGGATTTTTCGTTTCTACAACCTCTGGATCTTATCACAAAGGAGCCCAATGAGCTACACGATATAGTAAAAGCCAAAAAGGAAAATCTAAGTCATCATAAATCCGAATCGAATAAAATAGTGAATGGCTCGACTCACGACAACGCAAGGAGGGAACATGTTCAGGAAAGAGAGAaggagaggaaagaaaaggaaaacgaACAGAGACTGGAAAAAATAAGgttagaaaaagagaaggagcAACCAAAGGATGAATATAAAGAAACACAACATACCGATCAAAACCATACAGAGAAACACGAAGATAAGACTACTGTTGAAAATCTAAACAATAGAACGTATGGAG GGCCTGAGCCAATGGAGATTTCACAGAGCCCCATGTCGTCGCCTAATGATACTCCATGTCATgatgtaaaaattttgaaagGCCATTCGTCGGAG GTTTTTGCCTGTGCTTGGAATCCATCAGCTCCACTTCTTGCGTCTGG ATCTGGAGATTCAACAGCTCGAATTTGGAAAATTGCTGATGGACCTTGTGACTCTGGTGTGCAAAATGAACCAGTAAATGTTGTTGTGCTGCAGCACTTTAAAGAAAACACCAATGAAAAAAGCAAGGATGTGACTACACTCGATTGGAAC GGAGACGGAACACTATTGGCAACTGGTTCCTATGATGGCCAAGCAAGAATATGGAGTAGAGATG GGGAGTTGAATAGTACATTAAACAAGCACAAAGGTCCAATATTTTCCTTGAAGTGGAACAAGAAAGGGGATTATCTTCTTAGTGGAAGTGTGGATAAGACTGCTATTGTGTGGAATATAAAGACTGGGGAATGGAAACAACTATTCGAATTTCACACTG GTCCAACTCTTGATGTTGATTGGCGAAACAATGTTACGTTTGCTACATGCTCCACTGATAAAATGATTCATGTTTGCAAAATTGGGGAGAATAGACCACTCAAAACTTTCTCCGGGCATCAG GATGAAGTTAATGCCATTAAATGGGATCCAACGGGTTCTTTACTGGCTTCATGCTCCGATGATCACACTGCAAAA ATATGGAGTTTAAAGCAGGATAACTTTTTGCATGATTTGAAGGAACATGTCAAG GGGATCTATACAATTCGATGGAGCCCTACAGGCCCCGGTACCAACAATCCCAATCAGCAGTTAGTGCTAGCAAG TGCCTCATTTGACTCAACGATAAAGCTATGGGACGTGGAACTAGGGAGTGTACTCTACAGCTTAAGTGGTCACAG GGATCCTGTATATTCCGTTGCATTCAGTCCTAATGGGGAGTATCTGGCCAGTGGCTCCATGGATAGATTCGTGCATATATGGTCAGTGAAGGAAGGCAAGATTGTAAAAACATACACTGGAAAAGGTGGGATATTTGAAGTTAATTGGAGCAAAGATGGTGATAAAGTTGCTGCTTGTTTTTCAAACAATATAGTTTGTGTTTTGGATTTCCGAATGTAA
- the LOC108343429 gene encoding WD40 repeat-containing protein HOS15 isoform X3, producing MDEDFSFLQPLDLITKEPNELHDIVKAKKENLSHHKSESNKIVNGSTHDNARREHVQEREKERKEKENEQRLEKIRLEKEKEQPKDEYKETQHTDQNHTEKHEDKTTVENLNNRTYGGPEPMEISQSPMSSPNDTPCHDVKILKGHSSEVFACAWNPSAPLLASGSGDSTARIWKIADGPCDSGVQNEPVNVVVLQHFKENTNEKSKDVTTLDWNGDGTLLATGSYDGQARIWSRDGELNSTLNKHKGPIFSLKWNKKGDYLLSGSVDKTAIVWNIKTGEWKQLFEFHTGPTLDVDWRNNVTFATCSTDKMIHVCKIGENRPLKTFSGHQDEVNAIKWDPTGSLLASCSDDHTAKIWSLKQDNFLHDLKEHVKGIYTIRWSPTGPGTNNPNQQLVLASASFDSTIKLWDVELGSVLYSLSGHRDPVYSVAFSPNGEYLASGSMDRFVHIWSVKEGKIVKTYTGKGGIFEVNWSKDGDKVAACFSNNIVCVLDFRM from the exons ATGGATGAGGATTTTTCGTTTCTACAACCTCTGGATCTTATCACAAAGGAGCCCAATGAGCTACACGATATAGTAAAAGCCAAAAAGGAAAATCTAAGTCATCATAAATCCGAATCGAATAAAATAGTGAATGGCTCGACTCACGACAACGCAAGGAGGGAACATGTTCAGGAAAGAGAGAaggagaggaaagaaaaggaaaacgaACAGAGACTGGAAAAAATAAGgttagaaaaagagaaggagcAACCAAAGGATGAATATAAAGAAACACAACATACCGATCAAAACCATACAGAGAAACACGAAGATAAGACTACTGTTGAAAATCTAAACAATAGAACGTATGGAG GGCCTGAGCCAATGGAGATTTCACAGAGCCCCATGTCGTCGCCTAATGATACTCCATGTCATgatgtaaaaattttgaaagGCCATTCGTCGGAG GTTTTTGCCTGTGCTTGGAATCCATCAGCTCCACTTCTTGCGTCTGG ATCTGGAGATTCAACAGCTCGAATTTGGAAAATTGCTGATGGACCTTGTGACTCTGGTGTGCAAAATGAACCAGTAAATGTTGTTGTGCTGCAGCACTTTAAAGAAAACACCAATGAAAAAAGCAAGGATGTGACTACACTCGATTGGAAC GGAGACGGAACACTATTGGCAACTGGTTCCTATGATGGCCAAGCAAGAATATGGAGTAGAGATG GGGAGTTGAATAGTACATTAAACAAGCACAAAGGTCCAATATTTTCCTTGAAGTGGAACAAGAAAGGGGATTATCTTCTTAGTGGAAGTGTGGATAAGACTGCTATTGTGTGGAATATAAAGACTGGGGAATGGAAACAACTATTCGAATTTCACACTG GTCCAACTCTTGATGTTGATTGGCGAAACAATGTTACGTTTGCTACATGCTCCACTGATAAAATGATTCATGTTTGCAAAATTGGGGAGAATAGACCACTCAAAACTTTCTCCGGGCATCAG GATGAAGTTAATGCCATTAAATGGGATCCAACGGGTTCTTTACTGGCTTCATGCTCCGATGATCACACTGCAAAA ATATGGAGTTTAAAGCAGGATAACTTTTTGCATGATTTGAAGGAACATGTCAAG GGGATCTATACAATTCGATGGAGCCCTACAGGCCCCGGTACCAACAATCCCAATCAGCAGTTAGTGCTAGCAAG TGCCTCATTTGACTCAACGATAAAGCTATGGGACGTGGAACTAGGGAGTGTACTCTACAGCTTAAGTGGTCACAG GGATCCTGTATATTCCGTTGCATTCAGTCCTAATGGGGAGTATCTGGCCAGTGGCTCCATGGATAGATTCGTGCATATATGGTCAGTGAAGGAAGGCAAGATTGTAAAAACATACACTGGAAAAGGTGGGATATTTGAAGTTAATTGGAGCAAAGATGGTGATAAAGTTGCTGCTTGTTTTTCAAACAATATAGTTTGTGTTTTGGATTTCCGAATGTAA
- the LOC108342118 gene encoding MFP1 attachment factor 1 yields MSEPENEPEPQSEQDSVPPSKLPTQDQPAAAAKFGPASVTFTIWPPTQRTRDAVINRLIETLSSTSVLSKRYGTMPPEEASAAARQIEDEAFAAAGRSSTSDSDGIEILQVYSKEISKRMLDTVKSKATTGSPAVDNGVAENPTSEVAPTPAAESDPAAAAESET; encoded by the coding sequence ATGTCCGAACCGGAAAACGAACCCGAACCCCAATCGGAGCAAGACTCCGTCCCGCCGTCGAAGCTGCCTACCCAAGACCAACCCGCCGCCGCCGCCAAGTTCGGCCCCGCTAGCGTCACCTTCACCATTTGGCCTCCCACTCAGCGCACGCGCGATGCCGTCATCAACCGCCTGATCGAAACCCTGTCCTCCACATCCGTCCTCTCCAAGCGCTACGGGACAATGCCTCCCGAGGAGGCCTCTGCTGCCGCCCGCCAGATCGAGGATGAGGCCTTCGCCGCCGCTGGCCGCTCCTCCACCTCTGATAGCGACGGGATCGAGATCCTCCAGGTTTACTCCAAGGAGATCAGCAAACGGATGCTCGACACCGTCAAGTCCAAAGCCACCACCGGCTCTCCCGCCGTCGATAACGGTGTTGCTGAGAACCCTACCTCCGAAGTTGCTCCTACCCCTGCCGCAGAGAGCGATCCTGCCGCTGCTGCCGAGTCCGAAACCTGA